One genomic region from Penaeus monodon isolate SGIC_2016 chromosome 24, NSTDA_Pmon_1, whole genome shotgun sequence encodes:
- the LOC119588570 gene encoding deoxyhypusine hydroxylase-like, whose amino-acid sequence MVPDHKIEAIGTLLKDEKRPLKERFRALFTLRNLGGDAAIAAISQCFGDPSALLKHELAYCLGQMGDVKAIPKLIEVLKDVQQEPMVRHEAGEALGAIGDPSVLTLLREYSKDPVVEVAETCQLAVGRIEWLQSEAKEREKFESDGKFFSVDPTPPSTETSTEKLREILLDESLPLFDRYRAMFSLRNMNTPESAKALSAGFKCSSALFRHEIGYVLGQMASDSVVDELAAVVRDENENEMVRHEAAEALGSVATEKAMAVLKDYLGDGARVVRESCEVALDMSEYENSSEFQYADGLVKLDQQQSEKVSC is encoded by the coding sequence ATGGTCCCTGATCACAAAATTGAAGCCATCGGAACTCTTTTAAAGGATGAGAAACGTCCTTTAAAAGAAAGATTTCGTGCACTCTTCACATTAAGAAACTTGGGTGGTGATGCTGCTATTGCTGCTATTTCACAGTGCTTTGGTGACCCATCAGCTTTGTTGAAACATGAGTTGGCCTACTGCCTTGGACAGATGGGAGATGTAAAAGCTATTCCCAAGCTTATTGAGGTACTGAAAGATGTACAGCAAGAGCCAATGGTACGACATGAGGCAGGGGAAGCACTAGGGGCCATAGGTGATCCGAGCGTGCTTACATTACTCAGAGAATATAGCAAGGATCCAGTTGTAGAAGTTGCAGAGACCTGTCAGTTAGCTGTAGGAAGAATAGAGTGGTTACAGAGTGAAGccaaggaaagagaaaagtttgAAAGTGATGGAAAATTCTTTTCTGTTGATCCTACACCACCATCAACAGAAACCAGTACtgaaaaattaagagaaatacTCCTTGATGAATCTCTGCCACTATTCGATAGATATAGAGCTATGTTTTCTCTGCGTAACATGAACACTCCTGAAAGTGCTAAGGCATTGTCAGCTGGATTCAAATGTTCAAGTGCTCTTTTCAGGCATGAAATTGGATATGTACTGGGTCAGATGGCAAGTGATTCAGTAGTAGATGAGTTGGCTGCCGTTGTtcgagatgaaaatgaaaatgaaatggttAGACATGAGGCAGCTGAAGCTCTTGGATCAGTGGCTACAGAGAAAGCCATGGCAGTTCTAAAGGACTATCTTGGGGATGGAGCTCGAGTTGTGCGAGAGAGTTGTGAAGTAGCCCTCGATATGTCTGAATATGAAAATAGTTCGGAATTTCAATATGCTGATGGACTTGTAAAACTTGACCAGCAGCAGTCTGAGAAAGTGAGTTGTTAA